A single Mangrovimonas sp. YM274 DNA region contains:
- a CDS encoding DUF4136 domain-containing protein: protein MKNLFSAFICLTFLALMACAPVKVNYDYERNADFSKYKTYNYFQNLDTGMSELDTKRFLDALDAAMATKGMVLSDSPDFLIKIKSSAYTVGSQSSVGVGFGGSGRNMGGGISVGIPVGQSTLNRQIQVDFVDPQGGGLFWQAISEDSFYQDDAPEAKEEKFKTIATEILKGYPPK, encoded by the coding sequence ATGAAAAACCTTTTTTCTGCCTTTATCTGCCTTACTTTTTTAGCCCTGATGGCTTGTGCCCCCGTTAAGGTTAATTATGACTATGAAAGAAACGCAGATTTTTCCAAATATAAAACCTACAATTATTTTCAAAACTTGGACACAGGTATGAGTGAATTGGATACCAAACGGTTTTTGGATGCTTTGGATGCGGCTATGGCAACTAAGGGCATGGTATTGTCTGATTCTCCAGATTTTTTAATCAAGATTAAAAGTAGTGCCTATACCGTGGGAAGTCAAAGTTCCGTGGGTGTTGGTTTTGGTGGTAGTGGTAGAAACATGGGAGGAGGCATTTCTGTAGGGATTCCTGTTGGGCAATCTACTTTGAATAGGCAGATTCAAGTAGATTTTGTGGATCCTCAAGGAGGTGGTTTGTTTTGGCAGGCGATAAGTGAAGATTCCTTTTATCAAGATGATGCTCCGGAAGCTAAAGAAGAAAAATTCAAAACAATCGCAACTGAAATTTTAAAGGGTTACCCTCCTAAATAA
- the murC gene encoding UDP-N-acetylmuramate--L-alanine ligase, with the protein MNVHFIAIGGAAMHNLAIALHNKGYQVTGSDDEIFDPSKSRLESKGLLPEAYGWFPEKITADLDAVVLGMHAKADNPELLKAQELGLKIYSYPEFLYEQSKHKTRVVIGGSHGKTTITSMILHVMNYHDIDVDFMVGAQLEGFDVMVKLTDDNDFIVLEGDEYLSSPIDRRPKFHLYQPNIALLSGIAWDHINVFPTFENYVEQFKIFVDSIVKGGSISYNAEDEALKRVVEASENTIRKLPYYTPEYTVEDGETLLETPEGPLPIEVFGKHNLNNLAGAKWICQHMGVDEDDFYEAIATFKGASKRLEKIAEGKSSVAYKDFAHSPSKVSATTTAMKEQYPDKTVVACLELHTYSSLNAEFLKEYKGALDAADVAMVFYSPHAVKIKQLEEVTHQQIADAFERDDLIIYTDPEAFKDYLFSQDFTNNALLLMSSGNYGGLDFNAVKSIIK; encoded by the coding sequence ATGAACGTACATTTTATAGCTATTGGCGGGGCAGCAATGCATAATTTAGCCATCGCATTACACAATAAAGGATATCAGGTAACCGGAAGTGATGATGAAATTTTTGATCCTTCTAAATCAAGATTGGAGAGCAAAGGCTTGTTGCCAGAAGCCTATGGATGGTTTCCTGAAAAAATTACTGCCGATTTAGATGCTGTAGTATTGGGAATGCACGCCAAAGCTGATAATCCTGAACTTTTAAAAGCTCAGGAATTAGGATTGAAAATCTATAGCTATCCTGAATTTTTGTACGAACAATCCAAGCATAAAACACGTGTTGTTATTGGTGGAAGTCATGGTAAAACCACGATTACATCCATGATTTTACATGTTATGAATTATCATGATATAGATGTAGATTTTATGGTGGGTGCCCAATTGGAGGGTTTTGATGTTATGGTAAAACTTACCGATGACAATGATTTTATTGTTTTGGAAGGTGACGAATATTTAAGCTCTCCGATAGATCGAAGACCGAAGTTTCATTTATATCAACCCAACATCGCCTTGTTGAGTGGGATTGCTTGGGATCATATCAATGTATTTCCAACTTTTGAGAATTATGTGGAGCAGTTCAAAATTTTTGTGGATAGTATTGTTAAGGGTGGAAGTATTTCATATAATGCCGAAGATGAAGCGCTGAAACGCGTTGTAGAAGCCAGTGAAAATACGATTAGAAAGTTGCCTTACTATACACCAGAATATACTGTTGAAGATGGGGAAACCCTATTGGAAACACCAGAGGGGCCACTTCCTATTGAAGTATTTGGGAAGCATAATTTAAACAATCTCGCGGGTGCCAAGTGGATTTGTCAGCATATGGGGGTAGATGAAGATGATTTTTACGAAGCCATTGCAACTTTTAAAGGAGCTAGTAAGCGATTGGAAAAGATAGCGGAAGGTAAGAGTTCGGTTGCTTATAAAGACTTTGCACATTCTCCAAGTAAGGTGTCGGCCACGACAACGGCTATGAAAGAGCAATATCCAGACAAAACTGTAGTGGCTTGTTTGGAGTTGCATACTTATAGTAGTTTGAATGCCGAATTTTTAAAAGAATACAAAGGTGCTCTGGATGCTGCCGATGTGGCTATGGTGTTCTATTCGCCTCATGCGGTAAAGATTAAGCAATTGGAAGAGGTGACGCATCAACAAATAGCGGATGCATTCGAAAGAGACGACCTTATTATCTATACCGATCCAGAAGCGTTTAAAGACTATTTGTTTTCACAGGATTTCACGAATAATGCTTTATTGTTAATGAGTTCTGGGAATTATGGAGGGCTTGATTTCAACGCGGTAAAATCAATTATCAAGTAA
- a CDS encoding T9SS type A sorting domain-containing protein, translating to MTNQNLSVQISDLNGKQIFSSQLNNGTTQLDISQLESGIYLANFYANNILIATKKVIKN from the coding sequence ATCACCAATCAAAACCTTTCAGTACAAATTAGTGATTTAAACGGAAAACAAATCTTCTCCTCACAATTGAATAATGGTACAACCCAACTAGACATCAGTCAGCTTGAAAGTGGTATCTACTTGGCCAATTTCTACGCCAATAATATTCTGATTGCAACAAAAAAAGTCATTAAAAATTAA
- a CDS encoding DUF664 domain-containing protein translates to MKQLLLVITLLLGLNATSQYAIEPSKEYSHDIGNMVVMLDNLKGRVERLVGHLNQEQTDYLIDEDANTVGALIYHLAATEAYYQVYTFENREFNEEERELWETALQLGDKARKQFKGKPIQYYLDLYDAVRTRTKELLKSKDDKWFAEKTGAMSNHWAWFHVMEHQANHMGQLAFLTKRLPKTK, encoded by the coding sequence ATGAAACAGCTACTACTTGTCATTACTTTACTTCTGGGCTTGAATGCAACATCACAATATGCCATTGAGCCATCCAAAGAGTATTCACATGATATAGGGAATATGGTTGTTATGCTCGATAATTTGAAAGGTAGAGTTGAACGGTTGGTAGGGCATTTAAATCAAGAACAAACGGATTATCTTATTGATGAAGATGCTAATACTGTTGGAGCTTTAATTTATCATTTGGCTGCAACCGAAGCGTATTATCAAGTATATACTTTTGAGAATAGGGAATTTAATGAAGAAGAAAGAGAGCTATGGGAAACGGCATTGCAGTTAGGTGATAAGGCTAGAAAGCAGTTTAAAGGAAAGCCAATTCAGTATTATTTGGATTTATATGATGCTGTAAGAACTAGAACCAAAGAGCTGTTAAAATCTAAAGATGATAAATGGTTTGCCGAAAAGACCGGAGCCATGTCCAACCATTGGGCTTGGTTTCATGTTATGGAACATCAAGCCAATCATATGGGGCAATTGGCATTTTTAACGAAAAGATTACCAAAAACAAAATAA
- a CDS encoding lipopolysaccharide assembly protein LapB encodes MRWLICLFFLPLMGFSQLDQKLVQTLIDKKEFTQAETLLLPYVKGFEDLEAVELLGDVYGHQKEWDKAIAEYEKLVEIQPNVANYQYKYGGALAMKALSVNKIRALTIIGEVEEAFLNAASLDPSHIDARWALVELYVKLPIILGGGLENAMQYANQLEDLSLVDGYLAKGFVHFNGEDFSLAETYYKKAVVVGGSLTCYKKLIEFYMSQSELEKALKNLKEAYAKYPSEALLSQITEIEQKM; translated from the coding sequence ATGCGTTGGTTGATTTGCTTATTTTTTTTGCCTTTGATGGGATTTAGTCAATTGGATCAAAAGTTGGTTCAGACTTTAATCGATAAAAAGGAATTTACTCAGGCAGAAACTTTATTGTTGCCTTATGTGAAAGGTTTTGAAGATTTGGAAGCCGTAGAGTTGTTAGGCGATGTTTATGGGCACCAAAAAGAATGGGACAAAGCGATTGCAGAATATGAAAAATTGGTAGAGATACAGCCTAATGTGGCCAATTATCAATACAAATATGGAGGTGCTTTAGCTATGAAAGCTTTAAGTGTCAATAAAATTAGGGCTTTGACTATCATTGGAGAGGTGGAGGAGGCGTTCCTAAACGCTGCAAGTTTAGACCCTTCCCATATCGATGCTAGGTGGGCCTTGGTGGAGTTGTATGTGAAGCTCCCCATAATTTTAGGAGGCGGACTGGAAAATGCAATGCAATATGCTAATCAGCTGGAGGACTTGTCTTTGGTGGATGGTTATTTAGCTAAGGGCTTTGTGCATTTCAATGGGGAGGATTTTAGTTTAGCCGAAACCTATTATAAAAAGGCCGTTGTGGTTGGGGGCTCTTTAACTTGTTATAAAAAGCTTATAGAATTTTATATGTCTCAAAGTGAATTGGAAAAGGCTCTCAAGAATCTAAAAGAAGCTTACGCTAAATATCCAAGTGAAGCTCTTTTGAGTCAAATTACAGAGATTGAACAAAAAATGTAA
- a CDS encoding SDR family oxidoreductase: protein MNDLNNKVALITGGTKGIGYGIAQSLLAQGVHVAVTSRSSAKAHEAAGSLNAHKTTKAKAIGVKGDVKDFESLKEAVADTVSEFGQLDILVANAGVGHFGSVEDLSVEDWQDTIDTNLTGVFFTIKAGVEALKKSEGYFITISSLAGTNFFAQGSAYNASKFGVTGFTQAAMLDLRKYGIKASTIMPGSVATYFNNHVPNDSDAWKIQSEDIGELVVDLVKMNPRTLPSKIEVRPSMPPSK from the coding sequence ATGAATGATTTAAACAATAAGGTTGCCTTAATTACTGGAGGTACAAAAGGAATAGGATATGGTATCGCTCAGTCTCTGTTGGCGCAGGGCGTGCACGTAGCGGTTACAAGTAGAAGCAGTGCTAAAGCACATGAAGCTGCAGGTTCATTAAATGCTCATAAAACAACAAAGGCGAAAGCAATTGGAGTAAAAGGAGATGTAAAGGATTTTGAAAGCTTAAAGGAAGCAGTAGCAGATACGGTAAGTGAGTTTGGGCAATTGGACATATTGGTGGCAAATGCAGGGGTAGGACATTTTGGTTCTGTAGAAGATTTAAGCGTAGAAGATTGGCAGGATACCATTGATACTAATCTTACAGGTGTTTTTTTTACCATCAAAGCAGGTGTTGAGGCGCTTAAAAAATCGGAGGGGTATTTTATTACTATTTCCAGTTTGGCAGGAACCAATTTTTTCGCTCAAGGGTCTGCCTACAATGCCAGTAAATTTGGAGTGACAGGATTTACCCAAGCGGCAATGCTCGACTTAAGGAAATACGGTATAAAGGCAAGTACCATCATGCCAGGATCTGTTGCCACATATTTTAATAACCATGTGCCGAACGATAGTGATGCTTGGAAAATACAAAGTGAGGATATTGGTGAACTGGTGGTGGATCTAGTGAAAATGAATCCACGGACACTGCCAAGTAAAATAGAAGTGAGACCATCGATGCCTCCAAGTAAATAG